A stretch of Amycolatopsis balhimycina FH 1894 DNA encodes these proteins:
- a CDS encoding acyl carrier protein — protein MPAADYFDRITALVCRVFDVDAATIDTDTPFAEMGVDSRQRVRLLVEVEVEFGLEIDLDELDRLVDIRNAAEVLAETIEGDRPVVRLGQRTG, from the coding sequence ATGCCCGCCGCGGACTACTTCGACCGGATCACCGCCCTCGTGTGCCGGGTGTTCGACGTCGATGCCGCGACGATCGACACGGACACCCCGTTCGCCGAAATGGGTGTCGACTCCCGGCAACGGGTCCGGCTGCTCGTGGAGGTCGAGGTCGAATTCGGCCTCGAAATCGACCTCGACGAGCTCGACCGGCTGGTCGACATCCGGAACGCCGCCGAGGTGCTCGCGGAGACGATCGAGGGCGACCGGCCCGTGGTCCGGTTGGGGCAGCGGACCGGGTGA
- a CDS encoding DUF4333 domain-containing protein, which translates to MTPPSQPPGPQQPQWWQPPADPRGAPPQPGAWQLEQQATGPHAGQWQPNPDPGAVTGSPTGPWNPGPPGPTGSFSGPWPPGQPPGGPWAPPSQPVPQPQPGPPAPGQYGGGFQPAQYGGLGAFPAEPAKKPKSKKPLLLGGIAVLVLVAGGGAAWLLGAFRGDVLDRQSLQDGVVKVLNENYGEPDVKNAQCPADEAAVNGTTFDCTVTIGGQQKKVTVRVLNDRPEYEVGAPH; encoded by the coding sequence ATGACACCACCGTCCCAGCCGCCCGGCCCGCAGCAGCCGCAGTGGTGGCAGCCCCCGGCCGACCCGCGGGGTGCGCCTCCGCAGCCCGGCGCGTGGCAGCTCGAGCAGCAGGCGACCGGCCCGCACGCCGGCCAGTGGCAGCCGAACCCGGACCCGGGTGCGGTCACCGGTTCCCCCACGGGCCCGTGGAACCCGGGCCCGCCCGGACCGACCGGGTCGTTCTCGGGGCCGTGGCCGCCGGGACAGCCGCCGGGCGGTCCGTGGGCGCCGCCGTCCCAGCCGGTCCCGCAGCCGCAACCGGGGCCGCCGGCGCCCGGTCAGTACGGCGGCGGGTTCCAGCCGGCGCAGTACGGCGGGCTCGGCGCGTTCCCCGCCGAGCCGGCGAAGAAGCCGAAGTCGAAGAAACCGTTGCTGCTCGGCGGAATCGCCGTCCTGGTGCTCGTGGCGGGCGGCGGCGCCGCGTGGCTGCTCGGCGCGTTCCGCGGTGACGTGCTGGACCGGCAGTCCCTTCAGGACGGTGTGGTGAAGGTCCTGAACGAGAACTACGGCGAGCCCGACGTGAAGAACGCGCAGTGCCCGGCGGACGAAGCCGCCGTGAACGGGACGACCTTCGACTGCACCGTCACCATCGGCGGGCAGCAGAAGAAGGTCACCGTGCGCGTGCTCAACGACCGGCCGGAGTACGAGGTCGGCGCACCGCACTGA
- a CDS encoding WXG100 family type VII secretion target: MAGAGSGFTGTVEQFTSSEQKVTEVRAHMDTNLATLRDRIEATRAGWQGAAAKAFDNVMNRFDEDARGINQSLQKIADLLKEAGSKYEKSEQEQQEIMRAVNAGFDRLNP; this comes from the coding sequence ATGGCTGGAGCTGGATCTGGATTCACGGGGACAGTCGAGCAGTTCACCTCGTCCGAGCAGAAGGTGACCGAGGTGCGCGCGCACATGGACACCAACCTGGCGACGCTGCGCGACCGCATCGAGGCCACTCGCGCCGGCTGGCAGGGCGCGGCGGCGAAGGCGTTCGACAACGTCATGAACCGCTTCGACGAGGACGCCCGCGGCATCAACCAGTCGCTGCAGAAGATCGCCGACCTGCTCAAGGAAGCCGGCTCGAAGTACGAGAAGTCCGAGCAGGAGCAGCAGGAGATCATGCGCGCGGTCAACGCGGGCTTCGACCGCCTCAACCCCTGA
- the rpsI gene encoding 30S ribosomal protein S9: MTSTETETPEVVEATEATETGAVAASETPVATSETPVATSETPVATSETPVATSETPVATSESAAAPRPSRAAGGNAQTVGRRKEAVVRVRVVPGTGEFKLNGRTLEEYFPNKVHQQLIREPLVLVEKPESFDIFANLHGGGVSGQAGALRLAIARALIEVDADDRPALKKAGFLTRDARATERKKYGLKKARKAPQYSKR, encoded by the coding sequence GTGACCAGCACCGAGACCGAGACCCCCGAGGTCGTCGAGGCCACCGAGGCGACCGAGACCGGCGCCGTCGCGGCCAGCGAAACCCCGGTTGCGACCAGCGAGACGCCGGTCGCCACCAGCGAAACTCCGGTTGCGACCAGCGAAACCCCGGTCGCGACCAGCGAGACTCCGGTCGCGACCAGCGAGTCCGCTGCCGCGCCGCGCCCGTCGCGGGCCGCCGGCGGCAACGCGCAGACCGTCGGCCGCCGCAAGGAAGCCGTCGTCCGCGTGCGGGTCGTCCCGGGCACCGGCGAGTTCAAGCTCAACGGCCGCACCCTCGAGGAGTACTTCCCGAACAAGGTGCACCAGCAGCTCATCCGTGAGCCGCTGGTCCTGGTCGAGAAGCCGGAATCGTTCGACATCTTCGCCAACCTGCACGGTGGCGGCGTCTCCGGCCAGGCCGGCGCGCTGCGCCTGGCGATCGCCCGCGCGCTCATCGAGGTCGACGCGGACGACCGCCCGGCCCTCAAGAAGGCCGGCTTCCTGACCCGTGACGCGCGCGCCACGGAGCGGAAGAAGTACGGCCTCAAGAAGGCCCGTAAGGCCCCGCAGTACAGCAAGCGCTGA
- a CDS encoding WXG100 family type VII secretion target, with product MPDGHILVNYATIQAAADDCKATGGELQAAFDQLKDDLKPLITTWTGSAKEQYDQAQRNWDQKFEDLKQVLAQIAAALPQISDGYQTTDKAVEGLF from the coding sequence ATGCCCGACGGCCACATTCTCGTCAATTACGCCACCATCCAGGCTGCCGCTGACGACTGCAAGGCCACCGGTGGCGAACTGCAGGCCGCCTTCGACCAGCTGAAGGACGACCTCAAGCCGCTGATCACCACCTGGACCGGTTCCGCGAAGGAGCAGTACGACCAGGCCCAGCGCAACTGGGACCAGAAGTTCGAGGACCTGAAGCAGGTTCTGGCGCAGATCGCCGCCGCCCTGCCGCAGATCTCCGATGGTTACCAGACCACGGACAAGGCCGTCGAAGGCCTGTTCTGA
- a CDS encoding fatty acyl-AMP ligase, which translates to MVPDEVPEDVLATPLTHRLAARAADHRPAFTHLDCSGGAELAERTLTWAELLVRVRAVAAVLRELVEPGERVAIIARQDLSYVVAFFGALYAGAVAVPLSAPDLRAQRERLAGALNDCDAAVWLTSEPLLERVRELAGVPRPRAVVAVDALAEAGEFPPAPVRPADPAYLQYTSGTTRSPAGVVISHRALAAACWQVCAAYAVDSAVTCVGWIPFFHDMGLIQLVCGPVHSGGRSVFLAPLEFVRRPARWLTMMSAYPKTLTAAPNFAYDLLVEAVPEVRRREFDLSGVHVALNGSEPVRAKTVETFLAAYEPYGFPRGAYRPSYGLAEGTVFVAAGDAEGPFVAEVDGRELVSAGRPRGQRLRIVDPDRGVAVPDGETGEIWVHGPNVADGYWRRPELTAAVFGGRLGGEDGWLRTGDLGRWDGERLYVTGRIRDLIIVDGRNHYPHDIEETVAAAHPVLGPDRIAAFGVDDPAGEKLVVVAERARGAAGAGVSEDEVARAAKRAVVTGHDLRVHEFLLVKPGSLPRTSSGKVSRSAARTRFWAKRPR; encoded by the coding sequence GTGGTGCCGGACGAGGTTCCCGAAGACGTGCTGGCGACCCCGCTGACGCACCGGCTGGCCGCCCGCGCCGCCGACCACCGCCCGGCCTTCACCCACCTCGACTGCTCCGGCGGCGCCGAACTCGCCGAGCGCACGCTGACCTGGGCCGAGCTGCTGGTGCGGGTCCGCGCCGTCGCCGCGGTGCTGCGCGAACTGGTGGAACCCGGCGAGCGCGTCGCGATCATCGCGCGGCAGGACCTGTCGTACGTCGTGGCGTTCTTCGGCGCGCTCTACGCCGGTGCCGTGGCCGTCCCGCTGTCGGCGCCGGACCTGCGAGCGCAGCGCGAGCGGCTCGCCGGCGCGCTGAACGACTGCGACGCCGCCGTCTGGCTGACCTCCGAGCCGCTGCTGGAGCGGGTGCGCGAGCTGGCGGGCGTCCCGCGGCCGCGTGCCGTCGTCGCGGTGGACGCCCTGGCCGAGGCCGGCGAGTTCCCGCCCGCTCCGGTTCGCCCGGCGGACCCGGCCTACCTGCAGTACACCTCCGGCACCACCCGTTCCCCGGCCGGTGTCGTGATCAGCCACCGCGCGCTCGCCGCCGCCTGCTGGCAGGTGTGCGCCGCCTACGCCGTCGATTCCGCTGTGACCTGCGTCGGCTGGATCCCGTTCTTCCACGACATGGGGCTGATCCAGCTGGTCTGCGGGCCGGTGCACAGCGGCGGGCGGTCGGTGTTCCTGGCGCCGCTGGAGTTCGTCCGCCGCCCGGCCCGCTGGCTGACGATGATGTCGGCGTACCCGAAGACGCTCACCGCGGCCCCGAACTTCGCGTACGACCTGCTGGTGGAAGCCGTGCCCGAGGTGCGGCGCCGCGAGTTCGACCTGTCCGGGGTGCACGTCGCGCTCAACGGCAGCGAGCCCGTGCGCGCGAAGACCGTCGAGACGTTCCTCGCCGCATACGAGCCCTACGGGTTCCCTCGCGGGGCGTACCGGCCGTCGTACGGGCTGGCCGAAGGGACCGTTTTCGTCGCCGCCGGCGACGCCGAAGGTCCGTTCGTGGCCGAGGTGGACGGCCGCGAGCTGGTCTCCGCCGGACGGCCGCGCGGTCAGCGGCTGCGCATCGTCGACCCCGACCGCGGCGTCGCCGTGCCGGACGGCGAGACCGGCGAGATCTGGGTGCACGGGCCCAACGTCGCCGACGGCTACTGGCGCCGTCCCGAGCTGACCGCCGCGGTGTTCGGCGGACGGCTCGGCGGCGAGGACGGCTGGCTGCGCACCGGCGACCTGGGCCGCTGGGACGGCGAGCGGCTCTACGTCACCGGGCGGATCCGCGACCTGATCATCGTGGACGGCCGCAACCACTACCCGCACGACATCGAGGAGACCGTCGCCGCGGCCCACCCGGTGCTGGGGCCGGACCGGATCGCCGCGTTCGGCGTGGACGACCCGGCGGGGGAGAAGCTCGTGGTCGTCGCCGAACGCGCCCGCGGCGCCGCGGGCGCCGGGGTGTCCGAAGACGAGGTGGCGCGGGCGGCGAAGCGGGCCGTCGTCACCGGCCACGACCTCCGGGTGCACGAATTCCTGCTGGTCAAGCCCGGTTCGTTGCCGCGGACCTCGAGCGGGAAGGTGTCCCGGTCGGCGGCCAGGACCCGCTTTTGGGCCAAACGGCCCCGCTGA
- the glmM gene encoding phosphoglucosamine mutase, whose product MARLFGTDGVRGLANAELTPELAMALAASAARVLAAHDRSHRPVAVVGRDPRASGEMLEAAVVAGLTSAGADVRLVGVLPTPAVAYLVGALDADLGVMISASHNPMPDNGIKLFAAGGHKLPDGIEDEIEAGLAADAVRPTGAGVGRVTDVEDALDRYAAHLLEVTPHPLAGLKVVVDCANGASAAAAPEIYRRAGAEVVALHADPDGININQHCGSNHPEKLREAVVAHGADLGIAHDGDADRCVAVDSAGELVDGDQIMAVLALALAESGELTKDTLVATVMSNLGLHLAMKAHGITVVTTAVGDRYVLEELRAGGFALGGEQSGHVVLPAHATTGDGLLTALRLMSRMAATGKSLADLAAVMNRLPQVLVNVPVANKAAVAGSSEVRDAVGEVEAELGEEGRVLLRPSGTEQLVRVMVEAPAQSTAQAAADRLAGVVSAVS is encoded by the coding sequence ATGGCACGCCTGTTCGGGACCGACGGGGTGCGTGGCCTGGCCAACGCCGAGCTGACGCCGGAGCTCGCCATGGCGCTGGCGGCCAGCGCCGCCCGCGTGCTCGCCGCGCACGACCGCTCGCACCGGCCGGTCGCGGTCGTCGGCCGTGACCCGCGCGCCAGCGGCGAGATGCTGGAGGCCGCCGTCGTGGCCGGCCTCACGTCCGCCGGGGCCGACGTGCGCCTGGTCGGCGTCCTGCCGACGCCGGCCGTCGCCTACCTGGTCGGCGCGCTCGATGCCGATCTGGGCGTGATGATCTCCGCGTCGCACAACCCGATGCCCGACAACGGCATCAAGCTCTTCGCCGCGGGCGGGCACAAGCTCCCCGACGGCATCGAGGACGAGATCGAAGCCGGCCTGGCCGCCGACGCCGTGCGCCCGACCGGCGCGGGTGTGGGGCGCGTCACGGACGTCGAAGACGCACTCGACCGCTACGCCGCCCACCTGCTCGAGGTCACCCCGCACCCGCTCGCCGGGCTCAAGGTGGTCGTCGACTGCGCCAACGGCGCCTCCGCCGCGGCCGCGCCCGAGATCTACCGCCGCGCCGGCGCCGAGGTCGTCGCGCTGCACGCCGACCCGGACGGCATCAACATCAACCAGCACTGCGGGTCCAACCACCCCGAGAAGCTGCGCGAGGCGGTCGTCGCGCACGGCGCCGACCTCGGTATCGCCCACGACGGCGACGCCGACCGCTGCGTGGCCGTCGACTCCGCCGGCGAGCTGGTGGACGGCGACCAGATCATGGCGGTGCTGGCGCTCGCGCTGGCCGAGTCCGGCGAGCTGACCAAGGACACGCTGGTCGCGACGGTGATGAGCAACCTCGGCCTGCACCTGGCGATGAAGGCCCACGGCATCACGGTCGTCACGACGGCGGTGGGCGACCGGTACGTGCTGGAGGAGCTGCGCGCGGGCGGTTTCGCCCTCGGCGGCGAGCAGTCCGGCCACGTGGTGCTCCCGGCCCACGCGACCACCGGCGACGGCCTGCTGACGGCGCTGCGCCTGATGAGCCGCATGGCGGCGACGGGCAAGTCCCTGGCCGACCTGGCGGCGGTGATGAACCGGCTGCCGCAGGTGCTGGTGAACGTCCCGGTCGCGAACAAGGCGGCGGTGGCCGGCTCGTCCGAGGTCCGCGACGCCGTCGGCGAGGTCGAAGCCGAGCTGGGCGAGGAAGGCCGGGTGCTGCTGCGCCCGTCCGGCACCGAGCAGCTGGTACGGGTGATGGTGGAGGCTCCGGCGCAGTCGACGGCCCAGGCCGCGGCCGACCGCCTGGCCGGTGTGGTCTCCGCCGTTTCCTGA
- a CDS encoding type VII secretion-associated protein, which yields MTVRVAVDFGTSSTCVVASVNGREPQVVVIDGQPLMSSAVYAAADGTLFVGQEAERQAAVDPSRYEPNPKRRIDEGELLLGDSVLRVTDVVHAVLGRAVAEARRLAGDAEADLLVLTHPADWGAIRTRLLRQAAGGLAREVALVPEPVAAAVYHAATFAPQDVATDRTVEFSGRPGDALAVLDLGGGTVDVSVVRRLPPDTARDRAGRPRRGGFQVLATRGDPSFGGADIDQALLEHVGSLVSAADPDAWRQLVEGRELTDRRRRRVLRQDVRGAKETLSRHAYTDVPMPPPFADAHVTREDLERLIAAPLGRAVELTVAAIGDAGLRPKQLTAIFLVGGSSRIPMISRLVHERAGIVPTSLDQPETVVARGALRAVLVDPDRTGALPGEAMARLAAVPGGALGPAAQRTEVVRPGDVAPRPAPPRTPAAPGGFPPNANRQASPPPSPPHGQPVARPWTPAAPPAGQAAPGVRPVGAGEAAAKPPGRGRLWGIAAVVVIVVAALVVGGILVYGKPGAGSRPESGRTLSQYDFKFVAPEDWVQTDDRVADRQVVIHPQEARDGNDLLVAQEYVMDYDATADPRKLAGELKRSADADPERWSAFNPNLAYAGKTVIGYHESKPNRPDLQVDWYVVAKGRIRVHVGCQYATAQLRDRVATACAQAVRTVEIVS from the coding sequence GTGACGGTCCGGGTTGCGGTGGACTTCGGGACATCGAGTACCTGTGTCGTCGCCTCGGTGAACGGGCGCGAGCCGCAGGTCGTGGTGATCGACGGCCAGCCGCTGATGTCCTCGGCGGTGTACGCGGCGGCGGACGGCACGCTGTTCGTCGGCCAGGAGGCCGAGCGGCAGGCGGCCGTCGACCCGTCGCGGTACGAGCCGAACCCCAAGCGGCGGATCGACGAAGGCGAGCTGCTGCTGGGCGACAGCGTCCTGCGGGTGACCGACGTCGTGCACGCCGTGCTGGGGCGCGCGGTCGCCGAGGCGCGCCGCCTGGCCGGGGACGCCGAGGCCGACCTGCTGGTGCTGACCCACCCCGCGGACTGGGGCGCGATCCGCACCCGGCTGCTGCGGCAGGCCGCCGGCGGGCTGGCGCGCGAGGTCGCCCTGGTCCCGGAACCGGTCGCGGCGGCGGTCTACCACGCGGCGACGTTCGCGCCGCAGGACGTGGCGACCGACCGCACCGTGGAGTTCAGCGGCCGCCCCGGTGACGCGCTGGCGGTGCTGGACCTGGGCGGCGGCACGGTCGACGTCAGCGTGGTGCGGCGGCTGCCGCCGGACACCGCGCGGGACCGCGCCGGACGTCCGCGGCGCGGTGGTTTCCAGGTGCTCGCCACCCGCGGCGACCCGTCGTTCGGCGGCGCGGACATCGACCAGGCGCTGCTGGAGCACGTCGGTTCGCTGGTGTCCGCGGCCGATCCAGACGCGTGGCGTCAGCTCGTCGAAGGGCGGGAGCTGACCGACCGGCGCCGCCGCCGGGTGCTGCGGCAGGACGTGCGGGGCGCGAAGGAAACGTTGTCGCGGCATGCCTACACCGACGTGCCGATGCCGCCGCCGTTCGCCGACGCGCACGTCACCCGCGAAGACCTGGAACGGCTGATCGCGGCGCCGCTGGGCCGCGCGGTGGAGCTGACGGTCGCGGCGATCGGCGACGCGGGCCTGCGGCCGAAGCAGCTGACGGCGATCTTCCTGGTCGGCGGGTCGAGCCGGATCCCGATGATCTCGCGGCTGGTGCACGAACGCGCCGGCATCGTGCCGACGAGCCTCGACCAGCCCGAGACGGTCGTCGCGCGCGGCGCGCTGCGGGCGGTGCTGGTGGACCCGGACCGCACCGGCGCGCTCCCGGGCGAAGCGATGGCGCGGCTCGCCGCGGTGCCCGGCGGCGCCCTCGGCCCGGCGGCGCAGCGCACGGAGGTCGTCCGGCCCGGCGACGTCGCCCCGCGCCCGGCCCCGCCACGCACCCCGGCCGCGCCGGGTGGGTTCCCGCCGAACGCGAACCGGCAGGCGTCACCGCCGCCGTCCCCGCCGCACGGCCAGCCGGTGGCCCGCCCCTGGACGCCGGCCGCGCCGCCCGCCGGGCAGGCGGCGCCGGGCGTGCGGCCCGTCGGGGCGGGCGAAGCGGCCGCGAAGCCGCCGGGGCGGGGCCGCCTGTGGGGGATCGCCGCTGTCGTCGTGATCGTCGTGGCCGCGCTCGTCGTCGGCGGGATCCTCGTGTACGGCAAACCCGGCGCCGGCAGCCGGCCCGAAAGCGGCCGGACGCTCTCGCAGTACGACTTCAAGTTCGTCGCGCCCGAAGACTGGGTCCAGACCGACGACCGGGTCGCCGACCGGCAGGTCGTCATCCACCCGCAGGAGGCCCGCGACGGCAACGACCTCCTGGTCGCGCAGGAGTACGTCATGGACTACGACGCGACCGCCGACCCGCGGAAGCTCGCCGGCGAGCTCAAGCGCAGCGCGGACGCCGACCCCGAGCGCTGGAGCGCGTTCAACCCGAACCTGGCCTACGCCGGCAAGACGGTGATCGGGTACCACGAGAGCAAGCCGAACCGGCCCGATCTGCAGGTCGACTGGTACGTCGTCGCGAAGGGCCGTATCCGGGTCCACGTCGGGTGCCAGTACGCCACGGCCCAGCTCCGGGACCGCGTCGCCACGGCTTGCGCGCAGGCCGTGCGCACGGTCGAGATCGTCAGCTGA
- the rplM gene encoding 50S ribosomal protein L13 — translation MPTYSPKPGDVTRAWHVIDAEDVVLGRLATEVATLLRGKHKPTYAPHMDTGDFVVIVNAEKVALTGNKREQKFAYRHSGYPGGLRKRSFGELLDTKPEHLVEKVVKGMLPKNKLGRAQAKKLKVYAGPQHPHAAQQPQAREITKIAQVAQ, via the coding sequence TTGCCCACGTACAGCCCCAAGCCCGGCGACGTCACTCGTGCCTGGCACGTGATCGACGCCGAGGATGTCGTGCTCGGCCGGCTTGCGACCGAGGTCGCCACGCTGCTGCGCGGCAAGCACAAGCCGACCTACGCCCCTCACATGGACACCGGCGACTTCGTCGTCATCGTCAACGCCGAGAAGGTCGCGCTCACCGGTAACAAGCGCGAGCAGAAGTTCGCCTACCGGCACAGCGGTTACCCGGGCGGTCTGCGGAAGCGCTCGTTCGGCGAGCTGCTCGACACCAAGCCCGAGCACCTGGTCGAGAAGGTCGTCAAGGGCATGCTGCCGAAGAACAAGCTCGGCCGCGCCCAGGCGAAGAAGCTCAAGGTGTATGCCGGCCCGCAGCACCCGCACGCCGCGCAGCAGCCGCAGGCGCGCGAGATCACCAAGATCGCGCAGGTCGCGCAGTGA
- a CDS encoding cytochrome P450 → MDDFLVLDARADRTAVLRDPRLSSSPDTSVPANLLFMDGEEHRRLREVVKEVIALTEPLPAEVGAGIEEIVSGLADRAEFDLVADFGLPVAALVAAAVLGAGPFDDRFLAALSETTANLNVWSGEASPAGDVAALRVAMFFLKAPAAEGGGLALLRRACAEGRISEDELMVTPVMLAHAAYENSMNFLAVAGLGMVTTPGRCPGAAEVRGLVQEIAPTRYAARRATGECVIAGRPLEPGAKVAIPLGDGLAFGLGRHACPGSRVAVAEGEIALRALARVLTPDHTVTEVAWKAHPVFHGLASAQVVVRVQAG, encoded by the coding sequence GTGGACGACTTCCTCGTACTGGACGCACGGGCGGACCGGACCGCCGTGCTCCGCGACCCGCGGCTGAGCTCGAGCCCGGACACGTCGGTCCCGGCGAACCTGCTGTTCATGGACGGCGAGGAGCACCGGCGGCTGCGGGAGGTCGTCAAGGAGGTCATCGCCCTGACCGAACCGCTGCCCGCCGAGGTCGGCGCCGGAATCGAAGAGATCGTGAGCGGGCTGGCGGACCGGGCCGAATTCGACCTGGTGGCCGACTTCGGCCTGCCGGTGGCCGCCCTGGTCGCCGCCGCCGTGCTGGGTGCGGGACCGTTCGACGACCGGTTTCTCGCGGCGCTCTCGGAGACCACGGCGAACCTGAACGTGTGGTCGGGGGAAGCCTCTCCGGCAGGCGACGTCGCGGCGCTGCGCGTGGCGATGTTCTTCCTGAAGGCCCCAGCAGCCGAAGGCGGTGGGCTGGCCCTGCTGCGCCGCGCGTGCGCGGAGGGGCGGATCAGCGAGGACGAGCTGATGGTGACGCCGGTGATGCTCGCGCACGCGGCGTACGAGAACTCGATGAACTTCCTGGCGGTGGCCGGCCTGGGCATGGTGACGACCCCGGGCAGGTGTCCCGGCGCGGCGGAAGTGCGGGGGCTGGTCCAGGAGATCGCCCCGACCCGGTACGCGGCCCGGCGGGCGACGGGCGAATGCGTGATCGCGGGCCGGCCGCTCGAGCCGGGCGCCAAGGTGGCGATCCCGCTGGGCGACGGCCTGGCGTTCGGCCTGGGCCGGCACGCGTGCCCGGGATCGCGGGTGGCGGTGGCGGAGGGCGAGATCGCGCTGCGCGCGCTGGCGCGGGTCCTCACCCCGGACCACACCGTCACCGAGGTGGCCTGGAAGGCCCACCCGGTGTTCCACGGCCTGGCCTCGGCGCAAGTGGTCGTGCGTGTTCAGGCGGGTTAG